In one window of Candidatus Omnitrophota bacterium DNA:
- a CDS encoding GatB/YqeY domain-containing protein: MLEEKINKDFLQAMKDGDAVRKSTLSFLRAQLKYLMIEKKADKLADPDVIAVIKKQAKQRQDSIEQYQQGGRADLADKEAKELDILKSYLPQEMGEEQIRAAISETVKELNATGMKDMGKVMQAVIAKLAGRADTKSVSELVKKALAA, translated from the coding sequence ATGCTTGAAGAGAAAATCAACAAAGACTTCCTGCAGGCCATGAAGGACGGCGACGCGGTGCGCAAGTCCACCTTAAGCTTCCTTCGCGCCCAGCTCAAATACCTGATGATCGAAAAGAAGGCCGACAAGCTCGCGGATCCGGACGTTATCGCGGTGATCAAAAAACAGGCGAAACAGCGGCAGGATTCGATCGAGCAGTATCAGCAGGGCGGGCGGGCCGATCTGGCGGACAAGGAAGCGAAAGAATTGGATATCCTGAAGTCCTATTTGCCCCAGGAAATGGGCGAGGAGCAGATCCGGGCCGCCATTTCCGAAACCGTCAAAGAATTGAACGCGACCGGAATGAAGGACATGGGAAAGGTCATGCAGGCCGTGATCGCCAAACTGGCCGGCCGCGCCGACACCAAATCCGTCAGCGAGCTCGTGAAAAAAGCCCTGGCCGCGTAA
- a CDS encoding AsmA family protein: MKKIRWICFAFLALVAAAVITAVIFVKTFDAERFRTQLVADLSSRLGTRVDIDRLNLSLSLFRGLTLEAGGIRVQDLPDFSSGPLFAVKEILCVVDGMAFLSRREVVVSQVLVASPLLNLVKNKAGALNVSDLLARLNAPGPESPKSGQPSSSPGKTSKQTPPFPKLLVKTIQVSDGEFSFSDLGQTPPVRVAVQDFRLKMEGLSLSRAFPFQGGFSVFSDSPQVNFSGQMQLDPKTGQCRLDDVKVSADLAQISWEKITEGIPSLKAVPVSVEFRGSLQALVSQMIAGPAGLHVLSLKGDISGLGVRMPQAPVSVEDGRVSLEMSEKDLNFPEISLVLGGGAVKGKGKIEDYLQQQRFYFDMTAEKIHLAQPLPELGPETRFTGDLAGHWRAEGQGFQGDAFLAGLCGAGEMQVSGGTLSKFNLLDFVFGKISFVPDLSAIVKAAVPEGTREELSRSDTVFQTIQVVLDFKEEILSINRAEFVTTAFSLLSSGSMDVKARVKLDSDLFLAKDVAQSVLSRAPEFQGLVEEDGTMRIPLSGYEGPVSSLKIYPDLEAVGKRMIKARGKEEIKKLIGDVLGSGDAPADGSPAQPGQAEKPPEEKAIESILDSIFQ, translated from the coding sequence ATGAAAAAAATTCGATGGATATGTTTTGCGTTTTTGGCGCTTGTGGCCGCGGCCGTCATCACGGCCGTGATTTTTGTCAAAACGTTTGACGCCGAACGGTTCCGGACACAACTGGTCGCTGACCTGTCTTCACGCCTCGGGACCCGGGTGGATATCGACCGGCTGAACCTGTCGTTGTCCCTGTTCCGCGGTTTGACGCTGGAGGCCGGGGGCATCCGTGTGCAGGACCTCCCGGATTTTTCCAGCGGACCGCTGTTCGCCGTGAAGGAAATCCTGTGCGTTGTGGACGGGATGGCCTTTCTTTCCCGGCGGGAGGTGGTCGTTTCCCAGGTCCTGGTGGCCTCGCCCCTGCTCAATCTGGTCAAGAACAAGGCGGGGGCACTTAATGTGTCAGACCTTCTGGCGCGGTTGAACGCTCCCGGGCCGGAATCCCCAAAATCCGGACAGCCGTCGTCCAGCCCCGGGAAAACCTCGAAGCAAACCCCGCCGTTCCCGAAACTTCTGGTCAAGACCATCCAGGTGTCTGACGGCGAATTTTCTTTTTCAGACCTTGGGCAGACCCCGCCCGTCCGTGTTGCCGTTCAGGACTTCCGGCTCAAGATGGAGGGGCTGTCCCTGAGCCGGGCGTTCCCGTTTCAGGGCGGATTTTCCGTTTTTAGTGATTCCCCACAGGTCAATTTTTCCGGACAGATGCAGCTGGATCCCAAGACCGGTCAGTGCCGGCTGGACGACGTTAAGGTTTCCGCCGATCTGGCGCAGATATCCTGGGAAAAGATCACGGAAGGGATACCGTCGTTGAAAGCCGTTCCCGTCTCCGTCGAGTTCCGGGGCTCGCTGCAGGCCCTGGTCAGCCAGATGATCGCCGGCCCGGCCGGTCTGCACGTGCTGTCCCTCAAAGGGGATATTTCCGGCTTAGGGGTCAGGATGCCGCAGGCGCCGGTCTCGGTTGAGGACGGGAGGGTCTCGCTGGAGATGTCGGAAAAAGATCTGAATTTCCCGGAAATTTCGCTGGTCCTCGGCGGAGGCGCAGTCAAGGGGAAGGGCAAGATCGAGGACTACCTCCAGCAGCAGAGATTTTATTTTGACATGACCGCGGAAAAAATCCATTTGGCCCAGCCGTTGCCGGAGCTCGGCCCCGAAACCCGTTTCACCGGGGACCTGGCCGGTCACTGGCGGGCGGAAGGCCAGGGGTTCCAGGGTGACGCTTTTCTCGCCGGTTTGTGTGGGGCCGGGGAAATGCAGGTGTCGGGGGGGACCTTGAGCAAGTTCAACCTTTTGGATTTTGTTTTTGGAAAAATATCTTTTGTCCCTGATTTGTCGGCAATTGTCAAGGCGGCGGTCCCGGAAGGGACCCGGGAGGAATTGAGCCGCAGCGACACGGTGTTTCAGACGATTCAGGTGGTCCTGGATTTCAAAGAAGAAATTTTGTCGATCAATCGCGCCGAGTTCGTCACCACGGCGTTTTCCCTCCTGTCCAGCGGCTCGATGGACGTCAAAGCCCGGGTCAAGCTGGATTCCGATCTTTTTCTGGCCAAAGACGTCGCGCAATCCGTTCTGTCCCGGGCGCCGGAATTTCAGGGGTTGGTCGAAGAGGACGGGACGATGAGGATCCCTTTGTCGGGCTATGAAGGGCCTGTGTCAAGTTTGAAAATTTATCCTGACCTGGAAGCCGTCGGCAAGAGAATGATCAAAGCCAGGGGCAAAGAGGAAATCAAGAAACTCATCGGCGATGTCCTGGGCTCCGGGGATGCCCCTGCGGACGGCAGCCCGGCGCAGCCGGGGCAGGCGGAGAAGCCGCCGGAAGAAAAAGCCATTGAAAGTATTCTGGACTCGATTTTTCAATAG
- a CDS encoding DUF167 domain-containing protein translates to MSTQPSPSQTFEVKVVPNARRNLVRQEEGRYKVYLSAPALDGRANAALVEVLAEHFGVKKSRIEIIKGLQSRNKTIKMFPN, encoded by the coding sequence ATGAGCACTCAACCCTCTCCCTCCCAGACGTTTGAAGTCAAGGTCGTGCCCAATGCCCGCAGGAACCTTGTCCGGCAGGAGGAGGGGAGGTATAAGGTTTACCTTTCGGCCCCCGCTCTGGATGGCCGGGCGAACGCGGCCTTGGTGGAGGTCCTGGCCGAACATTTCGGCGTGAAAAAGTCCCGGATCGAAATCATAAAAGGATTGCAATCAAGAAATAAAACGATTAAGATGTTTCCTAATTGA
- a CDS encoding thioredoxin domain-containing protein codes for MADRTPNRLINEKSPYLLQHAHNPVDWFPWGEDAFRKAQTEDKSVFLSIGYSTCHWCHVMERESFEDPEIAEILNKHFVAVKVDREERPDIDHVYMTAVSSLTGSGGWPLSVFLTPDRKPFYGGTYFPPRARWNMPGFRELLLSIASGWKSRREQILRSGEEIAASLKEHMEGRPAEPAGLAPSLLETAYERLSKNYDPEYGGFGQAPKFPMGHTLSFLLRHWYRTGHNKALDMAEHTLLSMARGGIHDHLGGGFHRYSTDPEWQVPHFEKMLYDQAILIRAFLEAFQATGREEFASVARSAMDYVLRDLRDREGGFYSAEDADSLDPGAPSAPGGEGLHEKKEGAFYLWPAGEIAGLLAERDRDVFFYHYGIAPGGNARYDPHGEFSGKNILYETGSLEQTARQFRMDPAETAALLREARQKLLVARGRRPRPHLDDKVLTDWNGLMISALSFGSLVLKEDRYLSAARDAADFILERLVAPDGRLMHRYRDGQTVVPGNLCDYAFFINGLLDLYEAAGEGRYLKKAMDLGRGLLALFSDPDRKGFFFSARTDEPLLFRYKDAYDGAIPSGNSMAALALARLDHLTFEDLWKTAAEETLGAFAGEMQVRPEAYAQMLTAFDFLLGPVQDIVLVAEKPSRDCRADIDRIFSRFLPRKSVLWCPAGDEEAFRILPRLAEYRPAFKPVTIYVCDNRVCRPPVSRWEDLAEPQKTDRNII; via the coding sequence ATGGCTGACCGGACACCCAACCGTCTCATCAACGAGAAAAGCCCGTATTTGCTTCAGCATGCGCACAACCCCGTGGACTGGTTCCCCTGGGGGGAGGACGCCTTTCGCAAGGCGCAGACAGAGGACAAATCGGTGTTTTTGTCCATCGGTTATTCAACGTGTCACTGGTGCCATGTGATGGAACGGGAATCTTTCGAAGACCCCGAGATCGCCGAAATCCTGAACAAGCATTTTGTCGCCGTCAAGGTGGACAGGGAAGAGCGCCCGGACATTGATCATGTCTACATGACCGCGGTGTCGTCCCTGACCGGCAGCGGGGGGTGGCCTTTGAGCGTTTTTCTCACGCCCGACCGCAAACCGTTCTACGGCGGGACATACTTCCCTCCCCGGGCGCGCTGGAACATGCCGGGGTTCCGGGAACTGCTGTTGTCCATCGCCTCGGGCTGGAAGAGCCGCAGGGAGCAGATCCTCCGCTCCGGAGAGGAAATTGCCGCTTCATTGAAGGAGCATATGGAAGGCCGTCCGGCGGAGCCGGCCGGCCTTGCGCCGTCTTTGCTGGAGACGGCCTATGAGCGTCTTTCGAAAAATTACGATCCCGAATACGGCGGGTTCGGCCAGGCGCCAAAATTTCCCATGGGGCACACCCTTTCGTTTTTGCTCCGGCATTGGTACCGGACCGGCCATAACAAGGCCCTGGACATGGCCGAACATACGCTTCTGTCGATGGCGCGGGGTGGGATCCACGATCACCTGGGTGGAGGGTTCCACCGCTACTCGACGGACCCCGAGTGGCAGGTTCCGCATTTTGAGAAAATGCTTTATGACCAGGCCATTCTCATCAGGGCATTCCTCGAAGCCTTTCAGGCCACCGGGCGGGAGGAGTTTGCTTCTGTGGCCCGGAGCGCGATGGATTATGTCCTTCGGGACCTGCGTGATCGTGAGGGCGGATTTTATTCCGCCGAGGACGCTGACAGTCTGGACCCGGGGGCCCCGTCCGCACCCGGCGGCGAGGGTTTGCATGAGAAAAAAGAGGGGGCCTTTTATCTTTGGCCGGCGGGTGAAATTGCCGGACTTCTGGCGGAGAGGGACAGGGACGTTTTTTTCTACCATTACGGTATTGCCCCGGGCGGGAACGCCCGGTATGATCCTCACGGGGAATTTTCCGGAAAGAACATCCTTTATGAAACCGGCTCGCTTGAGCAGACAGCCCGGCAGTTCCGCATGGATCCTGCGGAAACAGCGGCGCTTTTGCGGGAAGCCCGTCAAAAACTGCTTGTTGCCCGCGGCCGCCGGCCGAGGCCTCATCTGGACGACAAAGTCCTGACGGACTGGAACGGGCTGATGATCTCCGCGCTGTCCTTCGGATCCCTGGTCTTGAAGGAGGACCGTTATTTGTCCGCGGCCCGGGATGCCGCGGATTTTATTTTGGAACGCCTTGTCGCGCCTGACGGCCGGCTGATGCATCGTTACCGGGACGGGCAGACGGTTGTTCCCGGGAACCTTTGCGATTACGCGTTTTTCATCAACGGCCTCCTGGATTTGTATGAGGCCGCCGGGGAGGGGCGTTATTTGAAAAAGGCGATGGATCTGGGACGGGGCCTGCTCGCGCTGTTCAGCGATCCGGACCGGAAGGGGTTTTTCTTCAGCGCCCGGACGGACGAGCCGCTGTTGTTCCGTTACAAAGACGCCTATGACGGGGCCATCCCGTCCGGGAATTCCATGGCCGCGCTGGCCCTGGCCCGCCTGGACCATCTGACGTTTGAGGATCTCTGGAAAACAGCGGCCGAAGAGACCTTGGGCGCGTTCGCCGGGGAAATGCAGGTCCGGCCCGAGGCCTATGCCCAGATGCTGACGGCTTTTGATTTCCTCCTGGGCCCGGTCCAGGACATCGTCCTTGTTGCGGAAAAGCCGTCCAGGGATTGCCGGGCGGATATTGACCGGATTTTTTCACGCTTTCTCCCCCGCAAGTCCGTTCTCTGGTGCCCCGCCGGCGATGAGGAGGCCTTTCGGATTTTGCCTCGCCTTGCGGAATACCGTCCGGCTTTCAAGCCGGTCACGATCTATGTGTGCGATAACCGGGTCTGCCGTCCGCCGGTCAGCCGATGGGAAGATCTTGCGGAACCGCAAAAAACGGACAGAAACATTATCTGA
- a CDS encoding class I SAM-dependent methyltransferase → MTERIADRKMRFGGILENPYISQWQRDLLDGGRVEGLCRALSPYPYESLLDVGCGLGEGAILQRGLYAGIDNSAPRVSFASGKYREAAFVIADALRLPFGEKTFDMVMMVDASHHLLDEQIAPAVREMVRVGRKHIVLSDPVIVPGQSRLSAFFYSLDRGACFRTVEQMKSLLGAIPAVKLKDIREFRTTPGLYVHAAFILEII, encoded by the coding sequence ATGACGGAACGCATCGCCGACCGGAAAATGCGCTTTGGCGGGATTTTGGAAAATCCCTATATTTCGCAGTGGCAGCGCGACCTGCTGGACGGCGGGAGGGTGGAAGGGCTGTGCCGCGCCTTGAGCCCGTATCCGTATGAGAGTCTGCTCGATGTCGGCTGCGGCTTGGGAGAAGGGGCGATCCTCCAGCGGGGCTTGTACGCCGGGATCGACAACAGTGCGCCGCGCGTCAGTTTCGCGTCCGGAAAATACCGGGAAGCGGCGTTCGTCATTGCCGATGCCCTGCGCCTGCCGTTCGGGGAGAAAACCTTTGACATGGTCATGATGGTGGACGCGTCTCATCATCTTCTGGACGAGCAGATCGCCCCGGCCGTCCGGGAGATGGTCCGGGTCGGGAGAAAGCACATCGTCCTCAGCGACCCGGTCATTGTCCCGGGGCAGAGCCGGCTGAGCGCGTTTTTTTACAGTCTGGACCGGGGCGCATGTTTCCGGACCGTGGAGCAGATGAAATCCTTACTGGGCGCGATCCCGGCGGTTAAACTCAAGGACATCCGGGAGTTCCGGACAACCCCGGGGCTGTATGTCCATGCCGCATTCATTTTGGAGATTATTTAA
- a CDS encoding polysaccharide deacetylase family protein yields MRFPRALLFAACGLFVLVAAASITLSGTYTVPVMMYHHVAVSHPPAADYVSPENFRRQMAYLKQNGYKVIRMEDLVNGVKAGKTFPPKTVVLSFDDGYIDNYKNAMPVLQEFGFPAIFFVSPNMTFRDGFMRWSELVHLRKAGFDFGSHGMTQAYLPGLSAKELEYEVRQSKRILETRLKMPVRIFAYPVGGFTDDIKAYMRDSGYLAAATTNRGKDRFDRDIYEINRIRFSDKDVSNVVLWMKLSGHYNLFRKLKQPY; encoded by the coding sequence ATGCGATTTCCCAGAGCGTTACTGTTTGCCGCCTGCGGCCTCTTTGTTCTCGTGGCCGCGGCATCCATCACTCTGTCCGGGACGTATACGGTCCCGGTCATGATGTACCATCACGTGGCGGTTTCCCACCCGCCGGCGGCCGACTATGTTTCTCCGGAGAATTTCCGCAGGCAGATGGCCTATTTAAAACAGAACGGATATAAGGTCATCCGGATGGAAGATCTGGTCAACGGGGTCAAGGCCGGGAAGACATTCCCGCCCAAAACCGTTGTCCTGTCGTTTGACGACGGATACATTGACAACTATAAAAATGCCATGCCTGTGCTCCAGGAGTTCGGGTTCCCGGCGATTTTTTTTGTTTCCCCCAACATGACGTTCCGGGACGGTTTCATGCGGTGGTCCGAACTTGTCCATCTCCGGAAGGCCGGCTTTGATTTCGGCAGCCACGGCATGACCCAGGCCTACCTGCCCGGGCTCTCGGCCAAGGAGCTGGAATACGAGGTGCGGCAGAGCAAGCGGATCCTGGAAACCCGGCTCAAAATGCCGGTCCGGATTTTCGCGTACCCGGTCGGCGGGTTTACCGACGACATCAAGGCGTATATGCGGGACAGCGGTTATCTGGCGGCCGCGACCACCAACCGCGGCAAGGACCGGTTCGACAGGGACATTTATGAGATCAATCGCATCCGTTTCAGCGACAAGGACGTTTCAAATGTGGTCCTTTGGATGAAGTTGTCCGGGCATTATAATCTTTTTCGTAAATTGAAGCAGCCGTATTGA
- a CDS encoding NUDIX hydrolase: MKTTQSSRARERKIRCRHRFRGKPISLLTKEQFLPNGRWMPLDMIDHPGAVCIVPFARRDQVLLIRQYRPVIKKYLYEFPAGTLEAGESPASCARRELIEETGFAARAIRRIGMIYPLPAYSNEIIVIYRAERLFPCQGVQDPDEIIRVHPATRADVRRLLARGLIRDAKTISALGFCGWYDHV; this comes from the coding sequence ATGAAAACCACCCAATCCTCCCGTGCTCGGGAACGCAAAATTCGCTGCCGCCACCGGTTCCGCGGGAAGCCGATTTCCCTCTTGACCAAGGAACAGTTTCTGCCCAACGGACGCTGGATGCCGCTGGATATGATCGATCACCCCGGCGCCGTGTGCATTGTTCCGTTCGCACGGCGGGACCAGGTCCTTCTCATCCGGCAGTACCGGCCGGTGATCAAGAAATATCTTTATGAATTTCCGGCCGGAACGCTGGAGGCGGGGGAGTCGCCGGCGTCCTGCGCCCGCCGGGAACTGATCGAGGAAACCGGTTTTGCCGCCCGCGCTATCCGGCGCATCGGCATGATTTATCCTTTGCCGGCGTATTCCAACGAAATCATTGTCATCTACAGAGCAGAAAGGCTTTTTCCCTGTCAGGGCGTCCAGGACCCGGATGAAATCATCCGGGTCCATCCCGCGACGCGGGCCGACGTGCGGCGCCTGCTGGCGCGCGGCCTGATCCGGGACGCCAAGACCATCAGCGCCCTGGGGTTCTGCGGGTGGTACGATCATGTCTGA
- a CDS encoding DoxX family membrane protein, whose protein sequence is MTRYVFVLRIVLGFFFAVIAGDKLLYPYQNFLYIVQQYQLFPAWAETFIAIAVPWGELFLGLFCVLGLWTTWSLRGLRLLVIAFLLIVGQAMIRGLPVEECGCFGGLFSSSLPVTFGFDLMLFAAFSWMIKNPDPVTRLSVDRFLDGRAQM, encoded by the coding sequence ATGACCCGCTATGTTTTCGTTTTGAGAATCGTGCTGGGATTTTTTTTCGCGGTCATCGCCGGGGATAAACTGCTTTATCCCTATCAGAATTTCTTGTACATTGTCCAGCAGTACCAGCTTTTCCCGGCTTGGGCGGAAACCTTCATCGCCATCGCCGTGCCGTGGGGCGAACTTTTTCTCGGGCTCTTCTGCGTTCTCGGCCTGTGGACGACCTGGTCTCTGCGGGGCCTGCGCCTGCTCGTGATCGCGTTTCTCCTCATCGTCGGGCAGGCCATGATCAGGGGATTGCCGGTCGAGGAGTGTGGGTGTTTCGGGGGGCTGTTTTCCTCGTCGTTGCCGGTGACGTTCGGGTTTGACCTTATGCTGTTCGCCGCCTTCAGCTGGATGATCAAGAACCCCGATCCGGTCACCCGCCTCAGCGTCGATCGTTTTCTCGACGGCAGGGCCCAGATGTGA
- a CDS encoding SprT family zinc-dependent metalloprotease, translating to MANPKIILSSGPAELTTSCGLLHYEMVRSRRRSLQISIRDSLTVRVCAPRLLPQKEIERFLRQKAAWVFRKLGEVQERRDILAAKKYEDGSEFLFLGRPYRLAVSWNGLKTARIAFDESGWTAFLPDGTAPEKISRQIKDALVKWYRAQALEVLGGRIFHYARIMGLEPLKITVRTQKRLWGSCHHRAKSINLNWLLILAPMDVIDYVVVHELCHLKVPNHSRRFWSCVGRVLPDFRERRQWLKTNATDMVLP from the coding sequence ATGGCCAACCCCAAAATTATTTTGTCTTCCGGGCCCGCTGAACTGACAACGTCCTGCGGGCTTCTTCATTACGAGATGGTTCGTTCCAGGCGCCGATCGCTGCAGATCAGTATCCGGGACTCGTTGACCGTCCGGGTCTGCGCGCCGCGGCTTCTTCCTCAAAAGGAAATTGAGCGGTTTTTGCGGCAGAAGGCGGCCTGGGTCTTCCGTAAACTCGGGGAAGTTCAAGAGCGCAGGGACATTCTCGCGGCAAAAAAATACGAAGACGGATCGGAATTTCTTTTCTTGGGCCGCCCGTACCGCCTTGCGGTCTCCTGGAACGGGCTCAAGACGGCCCGGATCGCCTTCGACGAATCGGGTTGGACGGCGTTTCTCCCGGACGGCACGGCGCCGGAGAAAATTTCCCGGCAGATCAAGGATGCGCTCGTCAAATGGTATCGGGCCCAGGCCCTGGAGGTCCTGGGCGGGCGGATCTTTCACTATGCCCGGATCATGGGGCTTGAGCCTTTGAAGATCACGGTCCGCACGCAAAAGCGCCTTTGGGGGAGCTGCCATCACCGGGCGAAATCCATCAATCTCAACTGGCTGCTCATCCTCGCCCCGATGGACGTCATCGACTATGTTGTCGTCCATGAGCTCTGCCACCTGAAAGTCCCCAACCATTCCAGGCGTTTTTGGTCCTGTGTCGGCCGTGTCCTGCCGGATTTCCGGGAGCGCCGGCAATGGCTGAAAACCAATGCCACGGACATGGTCCTGCCATGA
- a CDS encoding DCC1-like thiol-disulfide oxidoreductase family protein has protein sequence MTDLWHKLFLQERASLGLGLFRIAVALTTGFHVLPGFFHLDDTYYHTAFKTHDTISYTPQFLELVQRSPDGLVLAFVVLFCVSWFFFLIGLFTQFSGIVLLACCYYFHALNEFVAGALSWYILVVTLFQMCLTPYPGDYFSVDCLRRGSPDAYKTPRPFFLQRLLQMQIALIYFYTGLIKVSAEGNWLRDNPVYDLMHTPPEGVTKFFLLRDFFAGHPGLCYAVGVLIIAIELSMPFLLFCRRTRVSAITLGFVFHVTLILTLDVPAVFFFLFPAQLLLFLRPEDVVRWIDQKRRFNQSADAARLVYDGRCGFCRASVDKLKVMDLFAVLKFVDYQTWGSVSQIHPRLTRDAAHSQLHLVEPDGTLYGGFFAFRRLCWTLPMLWPLLPFVYFPGAGVAGPVIYRWIARNRYLFHDRKVCRDNACFR, from the coding sequence ATGACAGACTTATGGCATAAATTGTTTTTGCAGGAGAGGGCGTCCCTGGGGCTGGGGTTGTTCCGGATTGCCGTGGCCCTGACAACCGGGTTTCACGTCCTGCCGGGATTTTTCCATTTGGATGATACTTACTACCACACGGCCTTCAAAACGCATGACACGATCTCTTACACCCCGCAGTTCCTGGAATTGGTCCAGAGGAGCCCGGACGGGCTGGTCCTGGCGTTTGTTGTTTTGTTCTGTGTGTCGTGGTTTTTCTTTTTGATCGGCCTTTTCACGCAATTCAGCGGCATTGTCCTGCTCGCCTGCTGTTATTATTTTCACGCCCTGAATGAATTCGTGGCCGGGGCACTGTCGTGGTATATCCTGGTGGTCACGTTGTTCCAGATGTGCCTGACGCCGTATCCGGGAGATTATTTTTCCGTGGACTGCCTGCGGAGAGGGTCCCCGGACGCCTATAAGACCCCGCGGCCGTTTTTCCTCCAGCGCCTGCTGCAGATGCAGATCGCCCTGATCTATTTTTATACCGGGCTGATCAAGGTCTCAGCGGAGGGCAACTGGCTCAGGGACAATCCGGTCTATGACCTGATGCACACGCCGCCGGAAGGCGTTACGAAGTTTTTTTTACTGCGGGATTTTTTTGCCGGCCATCCGGGGTTGTGCTACGCCGTCGGGGTCTTGATCATCGCCATCGAGCTGTCCATGCCATTTCTGTTGTTTTGCCGCAGGACCCGCGTTTCGGCGATTACCCTCGGCTTTGTGTTCCATGTCACGCTGATCCTCACGCTGGACGTCCCGGCGGTGTTTTTCTTCCTGTTCCCCGCCCAGTTGCTGCTGTTCCTGAGACCGGAGGACGTGGTGCGTTGGATCGATCAGAAACGGCGTTTCAACCAGTCCGCCGATGCCGCGCGGCTGGTCTATGACGGCCGGTGCGGTTTCTGCCGCGCCAGCGTTGATAAACTGAAGGTGATGGACCTTTTCGCCGTCCTCAAATTCGTGGATTACCAGACTTGGGGGAGCGTCTCCCAGATCCATCCCCGGTTAACGCGGGATGCGGCCCACAGCCAGCTGCATTTGGTCGAACCGGACGGGACTCTGTACGGTGGGTTCTTCGCCTTCCGGAGGCTGTGCTGGACCCTGCCCATGCTGTGGCCCTTGTTGCCGTTTGTGTATTTTCCCGGGGCCGGAGTCGCCGGACCGGTGATTTACCGTTGGATCGCGAGAAACCGGTATCTTTTTCATGATCGGAAGGTTTGCCGGGACAATGCCTGTTTCCGGTGA
- the amrB gene encoding AmmeMemoRadiSam system protein B produces the protein MKRFVNFLVVIAVTAMAPSGFGQTSIKEPNVSGQFYSADTKELSSHIEAFFQKASNSPSGKPVELLIAPHAGYVYSGPVAAYGFKAVSQKKYQTVVILAPSHFYQYDGVSVWPEGGFRTPLGMAEVDADFAKNLTAMDERFEFHAQVFEREHSLEVEIPFIQKTFPDAKIVPVIMGQASYELCEKLAKSLQELIGERTDVLIVVSTDMSHYHDDAFARKMDAETLEVVKRRDAANFYKLCSTRQLEMCGFIPATTALIYARDRGLAAEVLRYANSGDVTRDKSQVVGYSSVIFYKEAPAANAFDGGGKEQKPEPLTLEQKKRLMAIARGAIHAYVKDKEIFKVEEKDPRLSLPEGAFVTIEKDGRLRGCIGNIVTPNPLYRTVRDMAIAAAAEDPRFSPVAADELGSLEVEISVLSQPWAVHNVEEIVPGVHGVLLRRGSQGGIFLPQVATEWKWNREELLSNLCSHKAGLPADCWKDPQTRIEIFTADVFSEHDLK, from the coding sequence ATGAAACGATTTGTCAACTTCCTTGTGGTGATCGCGGTGACGGCCATGGCGCCTTCCGGATTCGGACAGACCAGCATCAAAGAGCCCAATGTGAGCGGCCAGTTTTACAGCGCCGACACGAAGGAACTGTCCTCCCATATTGAAGCCTTTTTCCAAAAGGCCTCCAATTCCCCCTCCGGCAAACCGGTCGAACTTCTCATCGCTCCCCATGCCGGCTATGTTTATTCCGGCCCGGTCGCGGCCTACGGCTTCAAGGCCGTCTCCCAGAAAAAATATCAGACGGTCGTCATCCTTGCCCCGAGTCATTTTTATCAGTATGACGGTGTTTCCGTCTGGCCGGAGGGCGGTTTCCGGACACCCCTGGGAATGGCGGAGGTGGACGCGGATTTCGCGAAAAATCTGACGGCCATGGACGAGCGGTTCGAGTTCCATGCGCAGGTTTTTGAGCGGGAGCATTCGCTTGAGGTGGAAATCCCGTTCATCCAGAAAACGTTTCCGGATGCCAAGATCGTGCCCGTGATCATGGGGCAGGCGAGCTATGAGCTCTGCGAGAAACTCGCCAAAAGTCTCCAGGAACTCATCGGGGAGAGGACGGATGTCCTGATTGTCGTGAGCACGGACATGTCGCATTATCATGACGACGCATTCGCAAGGAAAATGGACGCCGAGACACTGGAGGTCGTGAAAAGGAGGGACGCGGCAAATTTCTACAAGCTCTGCTCCACCCGGCAACTGGAGATGTGCGGTTTTATTCCAGCCACCACGGCCCTGATCTACGCCAGGGACCGCGGCCTGGCCGCGGAAGTCCTGCGCTACGCCAATTCCGGGGACGTGACCCGGGACAAGAGCCAGGTGGTGGGCTACAGCTCCGTCATTTTTTATAAAGAGGCGCCGGCCGCCAACGCGTTTGACGGGGGAGGGAAGGAGCAGAAGCCCGAGCCCCTGACCCTGGAACAGAAAAAACGGCTGATGGCGATCGCCAGGGGCGCGATCCATGCCTATGTCAAAGATAAAGAAATTTTTAAAGTCGAGGAAAAGGACCCCCGGCTGTCCCTGCCGGAAGGCGCTTTTGTGACGATCGAAAAAGACGGCCGGTTGCGAGGCTGTATCGGCAATATTGTCACGCCGAACCCCCTTTATCGGACGGTCCGGGACATGGCCATTGCCGCGGCCGCTGAAGATCCCCGGTTCTCTCCGGTGGCGGCGGATGAGCTGGGCTCCCTGGAAGTCGAGATTTCCGTCCTTTCACAGCCGTGGGCCGTTCACAATGTCGAAGAGATCGTTCCCGGGGTTCACGGCGTGCTGCTCCGCCGAGGCTCTCAGGGGGGGATTTTTCTGCCGCAGGTGGCCACCGAGTGGAAATGGAACCGGGAGGAGCTGTTGTCCAATTTGTGCTCCCACAAGGCCGGTCTTCCGGCCGACTGTTGGAAAGACCCCCAAACCCGGATCGAGATTTTTACGGCGGACGTGTTCTCCGAGCATGATTTGAAATAA